A window of Borrelia sp. A-FGy1 contains these coding sequences:
- the recD gene encoding exodeoxyribonuclease V subunit alpha, which yields MRNYLVLREFLKDNKRNYLNPELKIYELIEILNIKIENYYKSHLLIGKIKDEKQEHLTIFLIFLFNYLSKGHLRANINLLIENIKNTIENAYFRLDKDDKFYKKSIKILKKLNEFTKINKIKETILNLKQNNIIRDFNPYEKIKTPLIIENNINIYTQKNFREEEELIKKIDIRLKNSKSKISKENIQNIMNNLNTKELSEEQISSIQKSLKSNFFILSGGPGTGKTTTINYILKAIDINLKNKQKVALIAPTGKASQKLKSSLKEIFKNLETEYGTIQKLLKISFINKNDKYNEKNPLEYDIIIIDETSMIDASNLLKLLKAININTKLILAGDKNQLQSISGGNIYASLVKIKDISNENVEILKKNFRSNNSINLLAEAIHKENEDLIFSQINNSRKIILKEINKINIENELFNYTKSLYKNSYNFNLKLLTDEKIEHTINLLLKKIILCSRNFGKVGTKRINESIKMHLKKIYGNLIGQIILITQNDYKNDLYNGERGVIFKENSKFYVLFKRENEKYKKINFNLINKYELSFATTIHKSQGSEYENVIIIIEDHPFLTKELLYTAITRAKESIEIISSKDIIKNVSRKTVDRDSKIWEYINALK from the coding sequence ATGAGAAATTATTTAGTCTTAAGAGAATTTTTAAAAGATAATAAGAGAAATTATTTAAATCCCGAGCTCAAAATTTATGAATTAATTGAAATATTAAATATAAAAATAGAAAATTACTACAAATCACATTTACTTATAGGTAAAATAAAAGACGAAAAACAAGAACATCTTACTATATTTCTAATATTTTTATTTAATTACCTCTCTAAAGGTCACCTTCGAGCTAATATTAATTTACTAATTGAAAACATTAAAAACACAATAGAGAATGCCTACTTTAGGTTAGACAAAGATGACAAATTTTATAAAAAATCAATAAAAATACTAAAAAAGCTTAACGAATTTACAAAAATAAACAAAATTAAAGAAACAATATTAAATTTAAAACAAAATAACATAATAAGAGACTTTAATCCATATGAAAAAATAAAAACTCCTTTAATAATAGAAAATAACATCAATATATACACTCAAAAAAATTTCAGAGAAGAAGAAGAATTAATTAAAAAAATAGATATAAGACTTAAAAATAGCAAAAGTAAAATCAGCAAAGAAAATATACAAAATATTATGAATAATTTAAATACTAAAGAATTAAGCGAAGAACAGATAAGCTCAATTCAAAAATCTTTAAAAAGTAACTTTTTTATACTAAGCGGTGGTCCTGGCACAGGAAAAACAACAACTATCAATTATATTCTAAAAGCAATTGATATCAATTTAAAAAATAAGCAAAAAGTAGCTCTCATAGCGCCAACAGGAAAAGCAAGCCAAAAGCTAAAATCAAGTTTAAAAGAAATATTTAAAAATCTTGAAACAGAATATGGTACAATTCAAAAATTATTAAAAATATCATTCATCAATAAAAATGATAAATACAATGAAAAGAATCCTTTAGAATATGACATAATCATAATTGATGAAACATCTATGATAGATGCAAGCAATTTATTAAAATTATTAAAGGCAATCAACATAAATACAAAACTTATCCTAGCAGGAGACAAAAATCAACTTCAATCAATATCTGGAGGCAACATATATGCAAGTCTCGTCAAAATAAAAGACATAAGTAATGAAAATGTAGAAATATTAAAAAAAAATTTTAGAAGCAATAATTCTATTAATTTATTAGCAGAAGCAATACACAAAGAAAATGAAGATTTAATTTTTAGCCAAATTAATAATAGCAGAAAAATAATTTTAAAGGAAATAAACAAAATAAACATAGAAAATGAATTATTCAATTACACAAAAAGTCTATACAAAAATTCCTATAATTTTAATCTTAAATTATTAACAGATGAAAAAATAGAGCATACTATTAATCTTCTTCTTAAGAAGATAATTCTATGCTCAAGAAACTTTGGGAAAGTTGGTACAAAAAGAATAAATGAAAGCATAAAAATGCACTTAAAAAAAATTTATGGTAACCTAATTGGGCAAATCATTCTTATTACTCAAAATGACTATAAAAATGATTTATATAACGGAGAGAGGGGTGTTATTTTTAAAGAAAATTCCAAATTTTACGTTTTATTTAAAAGAGAAAATGAAAAATATAAAAAGATAAATTTTAACTTAATAAACAAGTATGAACTTAGCTTTGCTACAACAATACATAAAAGCCAAGGCTCTGAATATGAAAATGTAATAATCATAATAGAAGACCATCCATTCTTAACAAAAGAACTACTCTATACCGCAATAACAAGAGCCAAGGAAAGCATAGAAATAATATCAAGTAAAGATATAATTAAAAACGTTAGTCGAAAAACAGTAGATAGAGATTCAAAAATATGGGAATACATAAACGCATTAAAATAA